One window of the Ictidomys tridecemlineatus isolate mIctTri1 chromosome 11, mIctTri1.hap1, whole genome shotgun sequence genome contains the following:
- the Pla2g2d gene encoding group IID secretory phospholipase A2, whose protein sequence is MRLALLCGLLVAAGLTPAQGGLLNLNKMVRQVTKKIPLLNYWPYGCHCGLDGRGQPKDATDWCCQKHDCCYKHLRTYQCRPKRDHYNYTFSQGDVQCPHRGSWCEQQLCACDKEVAFCLKRNLDSHNKLLRFYRRSRCRDPTPSC, encoded by the exons ATGAGACTTGCCCTGCTGTGTGGGCTGCTGGTGGCGGCTG GTCTGACTCCAGCCCAGGGAGGCCTCCTGAATCTGAACAAGATGGTCCGGCAGGTGACCAAGAAGATACCCCTCCTCAACTACTGGCCCTATGGTTGTCACTGCGGACTTGATGGCAGAGGCCAGCCCAAAGATGCCACCGACTG GTGCTGCCAGAAGCATGATTGTTGCTACAAACACCTGAGGACCTACCAATGCAGACCCAAGAGGGACCATTATAATTACACCTTTTCCCAGGGGGACGTCCAGTGCC CCCACAGGGGGAGCTGGTGCGAGCAGCAGCTGTGTGCCTGTGACAAGGAGGTGGCCTTCTGCCTGAAGAGAAACCTCGACTCCCACAACAAGCTCCTGCGTTTCTACCGGCGGTCGCGCTGCCGGGACCCCACTCCTTCATGCTAG